Proteins co-encoded in one Quercus robur chromosome 8, dhQueRobu3.1, whole genome shotgun sequence genomic window:
- the LOC126694024 gene encoding uncharacterized protein LOC126694024: MAVYSKYEALMCKVFPSSLGPVAMRWFTGLKANSIDSFKKLTRAFGAHFIACSRVPWSLGSLLSMSMREGETLKAYSDRYWEMFNEIEGDYNDVAISTFKAGLPAEHDLRKSLTGKPVTSVCQLMDRIDKYRRVEEDQLQGKGKAKVIPQERRDFKLDRYNNNRPRKDFVGQSGSANTQVVNAVFREPVQQVLEKIKNESFFKWPNKMARDPMRRNQNLYCHYHQDHGHTTEDCRNLRDHMDQSFQWSG; this comes from the coding sequence ATGGCTGTTTACTCCAAATatgaggccttgatgtgtaaggtctttCCATCTAGCTTAGGCCcagtggcgatgaggtggttcaccGGTTTAAAGGCGAACTCTATTGACTCCTTTAAGAAACTCACCCGAGCTTTTGGTGCTCACTTTATTGCTTGTAGCAGGGTTCCTTGGTCTTTGGGATCCTTATTATCTATGTCCATGCGAGAGGGTGAGACTCTGAAGGCTTATTcagatagatattgggagatgtttaACGAAATAGAAGGAGATTACAATGATGTGGCCATTAGCACTTTTAAGGCTGGTCTTCCAGCTgagcatgatttgaggaaatctCTAACTGGTAAACCTGTTACCAGTGTATGCCAACTGATGGATCGGATTGACAAGTAcagaagagtagaagaagaccaactgcaggggaaaggaaaggctaaggtgaTCCCTCAGGAAAGGAGGGATTTCAAGTTGGACCGATACAATAATAACCGACCTCGGAAAGACTTTGTTGGGCAGTCAGGATCTGCCAACACCCAGGTGGTTAACGCTGTGTTTCGAGAACCCGTGCAACAAGTACTAGAAAAGATTAAGAATGAGtcgttcttcaaatggccaaataagatggcaAGAGATCCTATGAGACGCAACCAGAACctttattgccactatcatcaagATCATGGACACACTACTGAGGATTGCAGAAATTTGAGGGACCATATGGACCAATCATTCCAGTGGTCGGGGTAG